The following are encoded together in the Coffea arabica cultivar ET-39 chromosome 1c, Coffea Arabica ET-39 HiFi, whole genome shotgun sequence genome:
- the LOC113724721 gene encoding scarecrow-like protein 30: MQRNCLMEFKYNCQSISASLEKNLAFECGIGSTCNFDVAGHSPSVGSSFPVNAAAQPEGDSSLPVDHFDGVFKYLNQMLMEEDLEQRPCMYQDLLALQAAEKSFHDALTGADFNVVANKEEKKRDDFDNGSRRRRNHDREDSEHGEGRSSKLFASHNEAGMPENEAAEEMYDKALLCPKRNPGFYDDSSTCDSDDPTPESKGWNYQKVGIKPESKRGRPRAGEKKINIRELVDLSSLLTQSAQAVAEYDNKTAQELLNRIREHSSPCGDATGRLAHYFANALEARISGMGTTLYTSFTSRKVSAGDILKAYQAYILACPFKRMSNIFADKSIGRLTKGARCLHIIDFGIAYGFQWPCLIQGLSLRPGGPPKLHITGIDLPQPGFQPTERVEETGRRLAYYCKKFNVPFEYHAIAKRWETIQLEDLKIGKGETIVVNCLYRLRHIPDETAEGSTARDDVLNLIKKINPDFFVHGVTNGTYNVPFFVTRFREALHHFSSLFDMLEKTVPQSDQDRMLFEKEVLGRDSMNVIACEGSQRIERPETYKQWHVRNQRAGFSQLPLNQDIVREVRAKVKLQYHKDFLVDEDGHWILQGWKGRVFYALSCWKPIQD, encoded by the exons ATGCAAAGGAACTGTCTGATGGAATTTAAGTATAATTGTCAGTCAATTTCAGCCTCTTTGGAGAAAAATCTTGCTTTTGAATGTGGAATTGGTAGTACATGCAATTTTGATGTTGCTGGTCACAGCCCTTCAGTTGGATCAAGTTTTCCTGTTAATGCAGCAGCTCAGCCTGAAGGGGACAGTTCATTGCCAGTTGACCACTTTGATGGGGTATTCAAGTACCTGAATCAAATGCTGATGGAGGAAGATTTGGAGCAGAGGCCTTGCATGTATCAAGATCTTTTGGCTTTACAAGCTGCTGAGAAATCCTTCCATGATGCCCTTACAG GAGCGGATTTCAATGTGGTGGCTaacaaagaagagaaaaagagggACGATTTTGATAATGGTTCAAGGAGAAGGAGAAATCATGACAGAGAAGATAGTGAACATGGAGAAGGGAGGAGCAGCAAGCTATTTGCAAGTCATAATGAGGCAGGAATGCCTGAAAATGAAGCAGCTGAGGAGATGTATGATAAGGCGCTACTTTGCCCTAAGAGGAATCCTGGTTTTTATGATGATTCTTCAACTTGTGACTCTGATGATCCAACACCAGAAAGTAAAGGGTGGAACTATCAGAAGGTTGGGATAAAGCCAGAGTCGAAACGAGGGAGGCCGAGAGCTGGTGAGAAGAAAATTAATATAAGGGAACTAGTTGATTTAAGTAGCCTCCTAACTCAGTCTGCACAAGCTGTAGCAGAATATGATAACAAGACCGCCCAGGAATTGCTCAACCGGATTAGGGAGCATTCATCTCCTTGTGGTGATGCTACTGGAAGATTGGCACATTACTTTGCTAATGCCCTTGAGGCACGTATTTCTGGTATGGGAACAACATTATATACATCCTTCACTAGTAGGAAAGTGTCTGCTGGAGATATACTCAAAGCTTATCAAGCATACATTTTGGCGTGCCCTTTCAAGAGAATGTCAAACATCTTTGCTGACAAGTCAATTGGGAGACTAACTAAAGGAGCAAGATGTCTTCACATAATTGATTTTGGTATCGCCTATGGGTTTCAGTGGCCCTGCTTAATTCAGGGTCTCTCACTCAGACCAGGTGGACCTCCAAAACTTCACATTACAGGAATAGACCTTCCCCAACCAGGTTTTCAACCAACAGAAAGAGTTGAGGAGACTGGGCGTAGGCTTGCATATTACTGCAAGAAATTCAATGTCCCTTTTGAATATCATGCCATAGCGAAAAGGTGGGAAACCATCCAACTGGAGGATCTGAAGATTGGCAAAGGTGAAACAATTGTAGTTAATTGTTTGTACAGGCTAAGACATATTCCAGATGAGACAGCAGAAGGCAGCACAGCCAGGGACGATGTTCTGAACTTGATCAAGAAAATAAATCCTGATTTTTTTGTCCATGGAGTCACTAATGGAACATACAATGTCCCATTTTTCGTTACACGCTTTCGAGAGGCACTACATCATTTCTCTTCTCTGTTTGATATGCTTGAGAAGACCGTACCGCAAAGTGATCAGGATAGAATGCTGTTCGAGAAAGAAGTCCTTGGAAGGGACTCTATGAATGTTATAGCATGTGAAGGTTCTCAAAGGATTGAAAGGCCCGAAACATACAAGCAATGGCACGTTAGGAATCAGAGGGCTGGGTTTAGTCAGCTCCCACTGAACCAGGATATTGTAAGAGAAGTTAGGGCCAAGGTGAAATTGCAGTACCACAAAGATTTTCTGGTTGATGAAGATGGACACTGGATACTACAAGGTTGGAAAGGACGAGTTTTTTATGCACTCTCTTGTTGGAAGCCTATTCAAGactga
- the LOC113724710 gene encoding scarecrow-like protein 30 produces MDTLFRADGYSNFGNEFLQPDFDSQDSLSEGNLVNDCQFDHLLNNVSGPSTFSSLPDDISATQCELEDCTVERDYFDGVFKYLQQMLMDEEDLVDKHCMLQDCLAFQSAEKSFYEVLNENHPSSLGSSPSALDNSAEIWPNEVNDPVVSHHTFQSNFQLTTPAESSDLSVHYLVDPCLSPSQTLQPSTERNGTVVAAGEKSSNDRSKKKNTRRDPEGGDQDKDERPSKQLASHTDEIDNIEDYDDALLCPARNPNFYGESPARGGTECPEIEGRKKQQYVPPTTAKRGRPRASQKQDSIREVVDLRDLLTRCAQAAAGYDNWIANELLKQIRQHSSPYGDPTERLAHCFANALEARIAGTGAALYSALTAKRTPAADVLRAYQAYMEICPFQRMSNAFANKSIGRLTSKVTRIHIIDFGILYGFQWPCFIQGISLRPGGPPKLRITGIDLPQPGFRPAERIEETGRRLENYAKRFSVPFEFNAIAKRWDTITTEDLVVDKDEILVVNCLYRLRNVPDETVVPSSPRDAVMNLIRKINPDIFVHGVLNGMYSAPFFLTRFKEALYHFSSLFDMFEATLPREDLNRSMFEREVIGRDVMNVIACEGTERVERPETYKQWQVRNQRAGFRQLPLNKEIIREVRAKVKSSYNRHFLVDEDSDWMLHGWKGRVIYALACWKPAGL; encoded by the coding sequence ATGGATACCCTTTTTCGAGCTGATGGTTACTCCAATTTTGGGAATGAATTCCTACAGCCTGACTTTGATTCACAGGACTCACTGTCTGAAGGAAATCTTGTGAATGATTGCCAATTTGATCACCTGCTCAACAATGTCTCAGGCCCTTCAACTTTCTCATCACTCCCTGATGATATCAGTGCAACTCAATGTGAACTGGAGGATTGTACAGTTGAACGCGATTACTTTGATGGGGTCTTCAAGTATCTGCAACAGATGCTTATGGACGAGGAGGACTTGGTGGATAAGCATTGTATGTTACAGGACTGCTTGGCTTTCCAATCTGCTGAGAAATCCTTCTATGAAGTTCTAAATGAGAACCACCCTTCTTCCCTCGGCAGCTCTCCAAGCGCACTAGACAATTCTGCTGAAATCTGGCCTAATGAAGTGAATGATCCTGTTGTTTCTCATCACACCTTTCAGTCGAATTTTCAGCTAACCACCCCTGCTGAAAGTTCAGATCTTAGTGTTCATTACCTAGTGGACCCTTGCCTTAGTCCTTCCCAGACTCTACAACCCTCTACTGAAAGGAATGGCACTGTAGTTGCTGCTGGGGAGAAATCATCAAATGATCGGTCCAAGAAGAAGAACACTAGACGTGATCCTGAAGGTGGTGATCAGGACAAAGATGAGCGTCCTAGCAAGCAATTAGCAAGTCACACGGATGAAATTGATAATATAGAGGATTATGATGATGCACTACTCTGTCCTGCCAGAAACCCCAACTTTTATGGTGAATCTCCAGCAAGAGGTGGAACAGAATGTCCAGAGATTGAGGGAAGAAAGAAACAGCAATACGTTCCACCAACAACAGCCAAAAGGGGAAGGCCGCGTGCAAGTCAGAAGCAAGACAGCATAAGGGAAGTAGTTGATCTAAGGGACCTTCTAACCAGATGTGCACAGGCGGCTGCAGGCTATGATAATTGGATTGCAAATGAATTGCTGAAGCAAATTAGGCAGCACTCTTCTCCTTATGGCGATCCTACTGAGAGATTGGCTCATTGTTTTGCCAATGCTCTCGAGGCACGTATTGCAGGGACGGGAGCAGCACTCTATTCAGCATTGACTGCTAAGAGAACACCAGCTGCAGATGTTCTTAGAGCTTATCAGGCTTATATGGAAATTTGCCCATTCCAAAGAATGTCTAACGCTTTTGCTAACAAGTCTATTGGCAGACTAACAAGCAAAGTAACAAGGATTCACATCATTGATTTTGGTATACTATATGGTTTCCAATGGCCATGTTTCATTCAGGGAATCTCCCTTAGGCCTGGAGGGCCACCGAAGCTCAGAATCACCGGGATTGATCTTCCACAACCAGGTTTTCGGCCAGCAGAGAGAATAGAGGAGACAGGACGTCGCCTAGAAAATTATGCCAAGAGATTTAGCGTCCCTTTTGAGTTCAATGCGATCGCAAAAAGATGGGATACTATTACTACAGAGGATCTTGTAGTTGACAAGGATGAAATACTAGTCGTTAATTGTTTGTACAGGCTAAGAAATGTGCCTGATGAGACCGTAGTACCGAGCAGCCCGAGGGACGCTGTAATGAACTTGATCAGAAAAATCAACCCTGATATTTTTGTCCATGGAGTTCTTAATGGGATGTACAGTGCACCATTCTTCCTCACACGGTTCAAAGAGGCTCTATACCACTTCTCTTCTCTGTTTGATATGTTTGAGGCCACGCTACCGCGCGAAGATCTAAACAGGTCAATGTTCGAGAGAGAGGTCATTGGAAGGGATGTGATGAATGTTATAGCTTGTGAAGGTACTGAAAGAGTTGAAAGGCCAGAAACATACAAGCAGTGGCAGGTTCGGAATCAGAGAGCTGGATTCAGGCAGCTTCCCTTGAACAAAGAAATCATTAGAGAAGTCAGGGCTAAAGTGAAATCATCTTACAACAGACATTTTCTGGTGGATGAAGATAGTGATTGGATGCTGCACGGCTGGAAGGGTAGAGTCATCTATGCTCTCGCTTGTTGGAAACCTGCAGGCTTATAA
- the LOC113740627 gene encoding glucan endo-1,3-beta-glucosidase 11-like yields MVFTFNDSSLSSITSERLLRAMQSVYSALCSLNLQDKVSITTAHSLAVLQTSYLPFAGRFHPDLTPCLTAILNFHLKTGSPFLINAYPYFAYKANPKQVPLEFVLFQPNSGIVDPATNLHYDNMLFAQIDAVHFAVESLGFKDDAVCVQISETGWPSKGDADEAGATPENAKKYNGNLINKLVCGKKGTPMRPNADLNIYVFALFNENMKSSPTSERNYGLFKLDDSSAYYTGFNSTGLLSTSSNTSTPPSSTGSSSSSSSSVPPGSSSSSGSTTSSTAVVVS; encoded by the exons ATGGTTTTCACCTTCAATGACAGCTCCCTCTCCTCCATCACATCAGAGCGTCTACTCCGGGCTATGCAGAGTGTCTACTCCGCCCTCTGCTCCCTCAACCTCCAGGACAAGGTCTCCATCACCACTGCCCACTCCCTCGCCGTCCTCCAGACCTCCTACCTCCCCTTCGCCGGCAGGTTCCACCCGGACCTCACCCCCTGCTTGACTGCCATCCTCAACTTCCATCTCAAGACCGGCTCCCCTTTCCTCATCAATGCCTATCCCTACTTCGCCTACAAGGCCAACCCCAAGCAGGTCCCTCTAGAGTTCGTCCTTTTCCAGCCCAACTCCGGGATCGT CGATCCCGCCACCAATCTCCACTACGACAACATGCTTTTCGCCCAGATCGACGCCGTCCATTTCGCCGTCGAGTCCCTGGGGTTCAAGGACGACGCGGTGTGCGTCCAGATCTCCGAGACCGGCTGGCCCTCCAAGGGGGACGCCGACGAGGCCGGAGCCACTCCAGAGAATGCCAAGAAGTACAACGGCAACCTCATCAACAAGCTGGTGTGCGGGAAGAAGGGGACGCCCATGAGGCCCAACGCCGACTTGAACATCTATGTCTTCGCCCTTTTCAACGAGAACATGAAGTCCAGCCCAACCTCCGAGAGGAACTACGGCCTCTTCAAGCTGGATGACTCATCGGCCTACTACACTGGCTTCAACAGCACCGGTCTCCTTTCCACTTCCTCCAATACCTCCACTCCTCCTAGTAGTACTGGtagtagcagcagcagcagtagtAGTGTTCCTCCtggctcctcctcctcctccggtAGCACCACTTCTTCCACAGCAGTAGTAGTATCATAA
- the LOC113724699 gene encoding iron-sulfur cluster assembly SufBD family protein ABCI8, chloroplastic-like: MASLLANGISSFSPQSLAEPPKISKGFLFRIPKLSPNHVKVQQSSRMVRIRADVSYEPKTTMDAPGKDSSTSTSSDEDDPLQKFLRREYKWGFTQEIDSFSIPKGLSEETVRLISSRKKEPDWMLEFRLKSYDKFGRMKEPKWSDNKYAPIDFQDICYYSEPKKKPTLNSLDEADPELIRYFDRLGVPLNERNRLANVAVDAVLDSVSIATTHRKTLEKAGVIFCSISEAIKEYPDLVGKYLGRVVPPDDNFYASLNSAVFSDGSFVYVPKNTRCPMQISTYFRINAMETGQFERTLIVADEGSFVEYLEGCTAPSYDTNQLHAAVVELYCHEGAEIKYSTVQNWYAGDEEGKGGIFNFVTKRGLCAGARSKISWTQVETGSAITWKYPSVVLEGDESVGEFYSVALTNNYQQADTGTKMIHKGKNTRSRIISKGISAGHSRNCYRGLVQVMSNADNARNSSQCDSMLIGDNAAANTYPYIQTKNPGARIEHEATTSKIGEDQLFYFQQRGIEYEKAMAAMISGFCRDVFNELPDEFGAEVNQLMSLKLEGSVG, encoded by the exons ATGGCTTCTCTTCTTGCAAATGGAATTTCTAGCTTTTCTCCACAATCCCTTGCAGAACCACCAAAGATTTCAAAAGGGTTTCTGTTTCGGATCCCAAAATTGTCCCCAAATCATGTAAAGGTTCAGCAAAGTTCAAGAATGGTCAGAATTAGAGCTGATGTGAGCTATGAGCCAAAGACCACCATGGATGCTCCAGGTAAAGATTCCTCTACTTCAACCTCATCTGATGAAGATGACCCACTTCAGAAATTCTTGAGAAGAGAATATAAATGGGGTTTTACTCAAGAAATAGATTCATTTTCAATTCCGAAAGGGCTATCGGAGGAAACTGTTAGGTTGATTTCTTCAAGGAAAAAAGAACCTGATTGGATGCTTGAGTTTAGATTGAAGTCTTATGATAAATTTGGTAGGATGAAGGAGCCGAAGTGGTCTGATAATAAATACGCTCCGATTGATTTTCAAGATATCTGTTATTATTCTGAGCCCAAAAAGAAACCAACTTTGAACAGTCTTGATGAGGCTGACCCTGAGCTTATTAGGTACTTTGATAGATTGGGTGTGCCTTTGAATGAAAGGAATAGATTGGCTAATGTTGCTGTGGATGCTGTATTGGATAGTGTTTCTATTGCCACTACTCATAGGAAGACATTAGAGAAGGCTGGTGTGATATTTTGCTCTATTTCTGAGGCTATTAAGGAGTATCCTGATTTGGTTGGGAAGTATTTGGGGAGAGTCGTGCCTCCAGATGATAATTTTTATGCTTCTCTGAATTCAGCTGTTTTTAGTGATGGATCATTTGTGTACGTGCCAAAAAACACTAGATGTCCGATGCAGATATCTACGTACTTTAGGATAAATGCAATGGAAACAGGGCAGTTTGAGAGAACGTTGATTGTTGCAGATGAAGGGAGTTTTGTGGAGTATTTGGAGGGCTGTACAGCTCCTTCTTATGATACGAATCAATTACATGCTGCTGTTGTGGAGTTGTATTGTCATGAGGGCGCAGAGATTAAGTATTCCACGGTGCAGAATTGGTATGCGGGTGATGAAGAAGGGAAAGGTGGCATATTTAATTTTGTTACCAAGAGGGGACTTTGTGCAGGGGCTCGCTCAAAGATTTCGTGGACACAAGTGGAGACGGGGTCAGCCATTACTTGGAAGTATCCCAGTGTTGTTTTAGAGGGAGATGAATCAGTGGGCGAGTTTTATTCTGTGGCATTAACCAATAACTATCAGCAGGCAGATACGGGGACGAAGATGATACACAAAGGGAAGAATACTAGGAGTAGGATAATTTCCAAAGGTATTTCTGCTGGACATTCAAGAAACTGTTATCGAGGTCTGGTTCAGGTTATGTCAAATGCAGATAATGCAAGAAACTCCTCGCAATGTGACTCAATGCTTATTGGTGATAATGCAGCTGCTAACACGTATCCCTACATCCAG ACAAAGAATCCCGGTGCCCGCATTGAGCATGAAGCCACAACATCCAAAATTGGTGAAGATCAGCTGTTCTACTTTCAGCAAAGAGGAATTGAATATGAGAAAGCAATGGCAGCCATGATTTCTGGGTTCTGTCGTGATGTTTTCAATGAGCTACCTGACGAATTTGGCGCAGAGGTGAACCAGCTGATGAGTTTGAAGCTTGAAGGATCTGTTGGTTAG